In the genome of Impatiens glandulifera chromosome 6, dImpGla2.1, whole genome shotgun sequence, the window AAGAACAGTCAACCAGAATCTCTGCAGCTACTGATGGATACTATCCAAGATACCGAATTCGCAAATCTAACCGATGCTGAAGGCAACACCATTCTCCATCTAGCCGTTATGCTCAATTCAAATGTTAGTACGTTAATTTTTGTATGGCTAACTAAAGTTTCACAACTTAAACGCTTTTTGGATCAATTTGCAggttttgaattatttgttagAGAAAAACAGAGTAAAAGTGAACGCCAAGAATGCAGTTGGGAACACGGCACTAGATATCGCATTAGAATGCACAGAAAGAAGAGAGGAAATGATAGGAATTCTCAAGAGAAACGGAGCATGGAGTAGCAAGCATGTTAATGAAGTGAAATGGCTAAGTGAAAAGAGAAATGTGCTCATAGTATTGGCATCACTCACAGCAACAATGACGTTTCAAGCTGGGGTGAACCCTCCTGGTGGAACCTGGCAAGACAACTCGGGTATTTCACATAGAGCTGGAGAAGCTGTGATGGCTTATAACTATTCGAAACTGTACACACACTTTCTTTCGTTCAATACTATTGCATTGATGGGTTCTTTGATCACGATCTTACTATTACTTATGGGTTTGCCTTCGGGAAAAGGAATTGTAATGAAGCTTCCTGTCACAATAATGTGGTTTACCATTTTGGTAATGATCTTCACTTATACTGTGTCTATTACAATGACCACACCAAAAGGACTAAGGGGGTTTCTTTTCTTGCATATTGCTTGGGGAGTAGTAGGTTTTGGGTCTACAATGGCTATCTTTAGACTAAGGCATCGTATTGTCCACTTCAATGAGTTTATATGTGGTAAAATTATGCAACCGCATCGCCCTGCGGAAGGGGCGGAAGATCGTccagtttaattttaaatgggAGAAACAAACCCAATCAAATGTGTGCCATACCctccaattatttatttttaaccaatttaaatttatatgattgtTTGACTACATCTTAAAGTTCCTAGGTACCATCATCTATCTATCTCAGCTTTCACTATTTTGtcggaagaatgtcaatttcaTACACAAAGTTTGGATAGATATGTCAAATcaaaaaacaaatacatatgaaaaatagaaaaagagtTTTAGTCTAGACATCTCAAATAAGTCTAAGGGTTTAGGGTCTAACATTATCTGATTATTAGAGAACACTAACACCAACACTCAAACTTTTTCACACAATTTTGTAggaagataaatttaaattataccaatgaaatttgaagtttttatttgagtgattgaaaaaaaaaatgttaaaaaagttattagaaAGGTCGGGAAGAGATTGACATTACAACTtgtatacaatttatttttaaaacagataaataaataaaattatttttgctttaaaaaaagttcattttctttataagaaattaattttcatttattcaaagtagagttatataaaaaattaatttgtaaataatacaaaataacgtataaacaattaaaatggttaaatgataatctaaacaataaataatatattaaatttgcaaaatttaaaattataatgaagaTGATCTCCAATCTTGCATTTTTTGGTAACTCCAACGATGAACTCGTTTGAGTTACATAAGGTTGAGTGAAAAAATAGAGCAAGTCAAACAAACTAATTTATACGTGTAGAaagaatctctaccaaatattctGGACGACAGTAAATTTGTCATTGCCCCGTGGGTTGGTAAACAGCGCTAGAAAATGTTATGTCAAGTGATAATTGCTCATCTATATTATTTTCACTTGACATAacattttctcattattttgatcatatatatagactatatatatgatcaaaataatgaaaaaactatataaaaaaataagtaagaaTACATATAAGAGGTCTTCAAATGGAATGTCagttcaaataactcattattgaACAAATGAGAAATAATTTTAGGCCTGACAATTTCATTCGGGATGTACTAGTCTTAGCAGTGCAGCAGTCATCGATTCTCCCGAGAGGTCACAATTACCGCGAAAAAAACATATGAAGGTATTTTTGTTATGCTACTAATACTTGTACTGCTATTCTGCCCAATTCTGGCTGAGGAAGAGTTACGGGgcgtaaaacaaaaaaatacgtGGAGAGTACAGGC includes:
- the LOC124943215 gene encoding ankyrin repeat-containing protein BDA1-like: MPEQDLYQAAVSRVDINSFRQMNQQLIMDVYKFTYFGYSILHVAVSNRSMDIVEQILETAPDLLNALDSRKWSPLHLASVQDDNIVMMRRLLHINPYVARVKTSHGDSILHLCLKNSQPESLQLLMDTIQDTEFANLTDAEGNTILHLAVMLNSNVLNYLLEKNRVKVNAKNAVGNTALDIALECTERREEMIGILKRNGAWSSKHVNEVKWLSEKRNVLIVLASLTATMTFQAGVNPPGGTWQDNSGISHRAGEAVMAYNYSKLYTHFLSFNTIALMGSLITILLLLMGLPSGKGIVMKLPVTIMWFTILVMIFTYTVSITMTTPKGLRGFLFLHIAWGVVGFGSTMAIFRLRHRIVHFNEFICGKIMQPHRPAEGAEDRPV